In the Acetobacterium sp. KB-1 genome, TTATTTCGTCCTTTACCACACTTTCGATTCCAAACGCAACCGTGGCAATTAAATTTACTATTTTCGACATTTATTTATCCTTTATCGTTATTTTTGATCCTACTTCTAACTATCAATATTACATTATAACATAAGATTTCACTTTATTCTTAAATAGTTTCGCATTACAATCAAAAAATGACAACAAAACACCGGCATGACCGAGGCATACCGGTGTTTTAGGTAATAAAAACTAAATCTTTAAAATTTCTTGATTTCTTCATCCCGGCCAAATACCAGAAAGCCTTCATACTGGCCGTTATCCCAGGCTGCGATCTGCTTGCCAAATTTTTTCTTCATGGCTACCAGATTCACCCGATAACCTTCGTTCCGCCAACAGTCAGCTGCACCGATGACAGCTCCCATGTTATTGATTTGTGCGTCGTAGAACAGAATAATAGCCGGGTCGATTTGTCGGGCATCTTGCTGTTCTTCCATGAGAATTGAAATAATTCGTTCGAAACCAATCGAAAAGCCAACTGCTGGCACCGAAACCTTGTTGTACTTCCCAATCATGTTATCATAACGACCGCCGCCGGCAATGGAATACCCATAGGGTCCGTAACTGACTTCAAAGATCAGACCGGTATAATAGCCCATGCCCCGGATCAATGAAAAGTCAAAAACAACATCAAATTGCTCTTTGGCCAGCGTTTTGACAGTACTTATCACCTGGGTCAGGTCCCCAATTGAAGCAGTATCTTCCACCCACTTTTCCAAATTATCGAGATTGATACCGGTAACACAGGCCATCAGCTGGTTCACTTTTTGCTGCTCGTGTCCCTTTTCCAACAATTCACCAGTTACCCCAGCGGCTCCGATCTTATCCATTTTATCCAGCGAAATACAGACCGACCCAACCTGATCCGCTGCAAATCCGGCCTTTATAATGACCTCACTAAGTAGCTGGCGATGATTCACTTTAATGGTGAACCCCGAAAAA is a window encoding:
- the hisS gene encoding histidine--tRNA ligase, with translation MISSKPVRGTRDILPEEAKIRDRLEQQILAVYRAHGFSRIETPVMENLELLLGSDGGENLKMLFTVLKRGEKLNLNPDASVLDLCDMGLRFDLTLPLSRFYSNNQEVLETPFKAIQIGNVFRAERPQKGRFRAFKQCDIDIIGDPTVSAEIELIDTTAKALLAIGFSGFTIKVNHRQLLSEVIIKAGFAADQVGSVCISLDKMDKIGAAGVTGELLEKGHEQQKVNQLMACVTGINLDNLEKWVEDTASIGDLTQVISTVKTLAKEQFDVVFDFSLIRGMGYYTGLIFEVSYGPYGYSIAGGGRYDNMIGKYNKVSVPAVGFSIGFERIISILMEEQQDARQIDPAIILFYDAQINNMGAVIGAADCWRNEGYRVNLVAMKKKFGKQIAAWDNGQYEGFLVFGRDEEIKKF